The proteins below are encoded in one region of Streptomyces cyanogenus:
- a CDS encoding aminotransferase class I/II-fold pyridoxal phosphate-dependent enzyme → MPVDEHGIDVRALTATDARAVVLTPAHQWPTGVVLAPERRLALVGWARDRDAILIEDDYDAEFRYDREPVGALQGLAPDQVVSLGTVSKSLAPALRIGWTLCPPDLAGPLTWHKHRSDRGTPTLEPARPGRADRVGRFDRHLRRMRARYAARRTALPGALAEHAPGQPVTGLAAGFHAVAHLPNGADEQHVVAARARSVGLYGMSACRASPATAPAQLVLGFGNVGERAISEGIAAVGPLPGRSP, encoded by the coding sequence GTGCCGGTCGACGAGCACGGCATCGACGTACGCGCGCTGACCGCAACCGACGCCCGCGCGGTCGTCCTCACCCCCGCCCACCAGTGGCCGACCGGCGTCGTCCTCGCCCCGGAGCGCCGGCTGGCCCTGGTGGGGTGGGCCAGGGACCGCGACGCGATCCTCATCGAGGACGACTACGACGCCGAGTTCCGCTACGACCGGGAACCCGTCGGCGCGCTCCAGGGCCTGGCCCCCGACCAGGTCGTCTCCCTGGGCACCGTCAGCAAGTCCCTCGCCCCCGCCCTGCGCATCGGCTGGACCCTCTGCCCGCCCGACCTGGCCGGACCGCTCACCTGGCACAAGCACCGCAGCGACCGCGGCACCCCCACGCTGGAACCAGCTCGCCCTGGCCGGGCTGATCGAGTCGGGCGCTTCGACCGCCATCTGCGCCGTATGCGCGCCCGCTACGCGGCCCGCCGCACCGCCCTGCCCGGCGCGCTCGCCGAACACGCCCCTGGGCAGCCGGTCACCGGCCTCGCCGCCGGCTTCCACGCCGTCGCCCACCTGCCCAACGGCGCCGACGAACAGCACGTCGTCGCCGCCCGCGCCCGTTCCGTCGGCCTGTACGGCATGAGCGCCTGCCGCGCCTCGCCCGCCACCGCGCCCGCACAGCTCGTCCTCGGCTTCGGCAACGTCGGCGAGCGGGCGATCAGCGAGGGCATCGCGGCCGTCGGCCCGCTGCCGGGCCGAAGCCCGTGA